A segment of the Luteolibacter arcticus genome:
ACTATCTTTCGGTCGTCCAGCAGGATGCGGTGATGGGAACGGTCTTGGCAGACTTGGGCATGGACGACGAAGTGCCGCCTGCCAACGTACGGCCGATCCGCTCCCGGCTTCGCTCCTACTGGCATCCCGCGGCTGCTGCCGCGCTTTTTGTCGCGGGCTTTTTCGCTTCGGAGTGGTGGAACCACGGTTCCTCCGGAGACGGGACGAGAACTACGGGAAACGTCGTAATTCCCGGCCAGACGCCGGCGCGCGTCACCGGCATGATGGGCGTGCGGTGGAAAAACGGGGCACCACCCGATTTGATCGGCAAGTCGGGAAGTGCCGGCGGACTGGCGATCGAATCCGGACTGGTGGAGATCACCTACGGCACGGGCGTGCGCGTCACACTGGAAGGCCCGGCCGAATTTGACGTGACCGGCACGGAGTCCGGGCGTCTCGCCGGCGGGAAGCTCGTCACCTCAGTGCCGAAGGGCGCGGAGGGATTCCGCATCGATTACCAGGACGGCACGGTGGTGGATCTGGGCACCGAATTCGCGATGGACGTCAAACCGGGACGCACGTCCGAGGTTGGCGTCTTCAATGGCAAGATCGAGCTACATCGCGAGGGCGAGAAGCCGTTGCCGCTCTACGAAAATCACGCGGTGTTTCAGGAGAAGGCCAATACCGAATCCCCACTCCAGTCGATCCCCTTGGACCGCACGAAGTATGTCCGCCAACTCCCTTCGCGCGAGTTCGCGTGGGAGCTGGATTCCTTCGAGCCGAAGAGCGTGGAATTCGACGTCTCCCATCTGCTGTGGAAGCCATCGGCCTATCGCGCGGTGTTCAAGTGGATGAATGGAGCGGATGGAATCCAAGTGCGGGATGTGGAGCTGCGCCTCGACGGCCAGCGGGTCGCGGGCAGGAGCCAGACCGGCAGCTCAGGTGCCCTGGTGGAGTTGGTGAAAGGAAACATCTTCAAGCTCGATGTGGCCAACGACCAGTTCCGCTCCGGTCGCTGGACGATCCATGCGACGGTCGAGCCCTTGCCCCGAAGTGCCGAGCTTGCCGCGACCTATGCACCGGTCCGCAGCCTGGGCATTC
Coding sequences within it:
- a CDS encoding FecR family protein; the encoded protein is MIPPAPNAELRKLIDRMLDEEPLSRTELARLEELLDDEAGLQYYLSVVQQDAVMGTVLADLGMDDEVPPANVRPIRSRLRSYWHPAAAAALFVAGFFASEWWNHGSSGDGTRTTGNVVIPGQTPARVTGMMGVRWKNGAPPDLIGKSGSAGGLAIESGLVEITYGTGVRVTLEGPAEFDVTGTESGRLAGGKLVTSVPKGAEGFRIDYQDGTVVDLGTEFAMDVKPGRTSEVGVFNGKIELHREGEKPLPLYENHAVFQEKANTESPLQSIPLDRTKYVRQLPSREFAWELDSFEPKSVEFDVSHLLWKPSAYRAVFKWMNGADGIQVRDVELRLDGQRVAGRSQTGSSGALVELVKGNIFKLDVANDQFRSGRWTIHATVEPLPRSAELAATYAPVRSLGILQFEEGLATTATPADFTGQWSYRFLGDDFIREIHPDGTITLFKNGSVLTTSFVGSRWTVVDGVLRVTVPDQNAVEDHVLRDHDTLIFINRHYENAIRVAPGLSPDSR